A stretch of the Microtus pennsylvanicus isolate mMicPen1 chromosome 16, mMicPen1.hap1, whole genome shotgun sequence genome encodes the following:
- the LOC142836352 gene encoding glutathione S-transferase P-like has translation MPPYTIVYFPVRGRCEAMRILLADQDQSWKEEVVSIDTWMKGLLKSTCLYGQLPKFQDGDLTLYQSNAILRHLGRSLGLYGKDQKEAALVDMVNDGVEDLRLKYITLIYTKYEEGKDDDVKVLPGHLKPFEILLSQNQGGKAFIVGDQISFADYNLLDLLLIHQVLAPGCLDNFPLLSAYVARLSARPKIKAFLSSPDHVNRPINGNGKQ, from the coding sequence ATGCCGCCGTACACCATTGTCTACTTCCCTGTTCGAGGGCGCTGTGAGGCCATGCGCATACTACTGGCTGACCAGGACCAGAGCTGGAAGGAGGAGGTGGTGTCCATAGATACTTGGATGAAAGGCTTGCTCAAGTCCACCTGTCTGTATGGGCAGCTCCCCAAGTTTCAGGATGGAGACCTTACCCTGTACCAATCTAATGCCATCTTGAGGCACCTGGGCCGATCCCTTGGGCTTTATGGAAAAGATCAGaaggaggctgccctggtggATATGGTGAATGATGGGGTGGAAGACCTTCGCCTGAAATACATCACCCTCATCTACACCAAAtatgaggaagggaaggatgacGATGTGAAGGTCCTGCCTGGACACCTGAAACCTTTCGAGATCCTGCTGTCCCAGAACCAAGGAGGCAAAGCCTTCATCGTGGGTGACCAGATCTCCTTCGCCGATTACAACTTGCTAGATCTGCTGCTGATCCACCAGgtcctggcccctggctgcctggacaacTTTCCCCTGCTCAGTGCCTATGTGGCACGCCTCAGTGCCCGGCCCAAGATCAAGGCCTTCCTGTCCTCCCCTGACCATGTGAACCGTCCCATCAATGGCAACGGCAAGCAGTAA